The following proteins are co-located in the Bosea sp. AS-1 genome:
- a CDS encoding phosphoserine transaminase produces MANTAPATRPRVPNFSSGPCAKRPGWNLKALSDAPLGRSHRAKIGKDKLKRAIDLTREVLQVPADYRIGIVPASDTGAVEMALWSLLGARGVDMVSWESFGAGWVTDVVKQLKLADVRTFDAPYGELPNLKKVDTKNRDVVFTWNGTTSGVRVVDASWIADDREGLTICDATSAAFAQRLDWQKLDVVTFSWQKVLGGEAAHGMIVLSPRAVARLESYKPAWPLPKIFRMTSGGKLIEGIFTGETINTPSMLAVEDYIDALEWAQKVGGLDGLVKRADGNARVIAKFVRENDWIDFLAVKPKTRSNTSVCLKFTDPAVTALPADAQAAFAKQVVSIIEKAGAGYDLGHYRDAPPGLRIWCGATVQSRDLKALLPWIEYAFAEAKAGLGKKAA; encoded by the coding sequence ATGGCGAATACTGCTCCGGCCACGCGTCCGCGCGTGCCGAATTTCTCGTCCGGCCCCTGCGCCAAGCGCCCCGGCTGGAACCTCAAAGCCCTCTCCGACGCCCCGCTCGGCCGCTCGCACCGCGCCAAGATCGGCAAGGACAAGCTCAAGCGCGCGATCGACCTGACGCGCGAGGTGCTGCAGGTCCCGGCCGATTACCGCATCGGCATCGTGCCGGCCTCCGATACCGGCGCCGTCGAGATGGCGCTCTGGTCTTTGTTGGGCGCCCGCGGCGTCGACATGGTCAGCTGGGAGAGTTTTGGCGCCGGCTGGGTCACCGATGTCGTCAAGCAACTCAAGCTTGCGGACGTCCGCACCTTCGACGCCCCCTATGGCGAATTGCCGAACCTCAAGAAGGTCGACACCAAGAACCGCGACGTCGTCTTCACCTGGAACGGCACCACCTCCGGCGTGCGCGTCGTCGACGCCAGCTGGATCGCCGACGATCGCGAGGGGTTGACCATCTGCGACGCCACCTCCGCCGCTTTCGCCCAGCGCCTCGACTGGCAAAAGCTCGATGTCGTCACCTTCTCCTGGCAGAAGGTGCTCGGCGGCGAGGCCGCGCATGGCATGATCGTACTCTCGCCGCGCGCCGTCGCCCGGCTCGAAAGCTACAAGCCGGCCTGGCCGCTGCCGAAGATCTTCCGCATGACCTCGGGCGGCAAGCTGATCGAGGGCATCTTCACCGGCGAGACCATCAACACCCCCTCCATGCTCGCGGTCGAGGACTATATCGACGCGCTGGAATGGGCCCAGAAGGTCGGCGGGCTCGACGGCCTGGTGAAGCGCGCCGACGGCAATGCCCGCGTCATCGCCAAGTTCGTGCGCGAGAACGACTGGATCGACTTCCTGGCCGTGAAGCCGAAGACGCGCTCCAACACGTCGGTCTGCCTGAAGTTCACCGACCCGGCCGTGACGGCCCTGCCGGCGGACGCGCAGGCGGCCTTCGCCAAGCAGGTCGTCTCGATCATCGAGAAGGCCGGCGCCGGCTACGATCTCGGCCACTATCGCGACGCCCCTCCCGGCCTGCGCATCTGGTGCGGCGCGACCGTGCAGTCGCGCGACCTCAAGGCGCTGCTGCCCTGGATCGAATACGCCTTCGCCGAGGCCAAGGCGGGCCTGGGCAAAAAGGCGGCGTAA
- a CDS encoding DUF3800 domain-containing protein, which yields MLPYRYVAYIDEAGDPGLNRVKPIDERGASEWLIVSAVVVSSDNEPRCDDLVRSVSANFKNFQSNQLHFAKMNEAKKIFACTQLSEFPCRIFVVASNKKNMKGWRNRFAELKSLDKNWFYCWLTRILLERVTHWVASHSAAKYGQSEKLKISFSNRGGLSYSQMKVYFDWLRMKSSANALFLPLGDLRWDVMERELVDISPSHERGGLQLADIAASAFFKACDKFDTGACDPRFAKILKSRVAFTNDVDGYRIYSGYGVKLMPSFKMANLLPEQKEIFEFFGYPRQWWDPKPSTPGADSPTSKC from the coding sequence ATGCTGCCATATCGCTACGTTGCATATATCGATGAGGCTGGTGATCCGGGCCTAAACCGCGTGAAACCTATCGACGAGAGAGGCGCGAGCGAGTGGCTGATTGTTTCGGCGGTCGTCGTCTCAAGTGATAATGAACCTAGATGCGATGACTTAGTTCGGTCGGTGTCCGCAAATTTCAAGAATTTTCAGTCAAATCAACTTCATTTTGCGAAAATGAATGAAGCCAAGAAGATATTCGCCTGCACGCAACTATCTGAATTTCCATGTCGGATATTTGTTGTTGCGTCTAACAAGAAAAACATGAAGGGCTGGAGAAATCGATTTGCTGAACTAAAATCTCTCGATAAAAATTGGTTTTATTGCTGGCTAACGCGCATATTGCTTGAGCGAGTGACGCATTGGGTCGCTTCGCATTCCGCTGCAAAATACGGTCAATCAGAGAAACTAAAAATCTCGTTTAGCAATAGAGGTGGGTTATCTTATTCCCAGATGAAGGTCTATTTTGATTGGCTAAGGATGAAATCAAGCGCAAATGCACTCTTTCTCCCTCTTGGCGATTTGAGATGGGACGTAATGGAGAGGGAGTTGGTAGATATATCACCCTCTCATGAACGGGGCGGGTTGCAGCTAGCTGACATTGCGGCAAGTGCATTTTTCAAAGCTTGCGATAAATTCGATACTGGTGCGTGCGATCCCCGTTTCGCAAAAATTCTCAAATCAAGAGTTGCGTTTACGAACGATGTCGACGGCTATCGCATTTACTCAGGGTATGGGGTCAAACTGATGCCATCTTTCAAGATGGCAAATCTGTTGCCTGAGCAAAAAGAGATATTCGAGTTTTTCGGTTATCCAAGGCAGTGGTGGGATCCGAAACCGTCTACTCCGGGGGCGGATAGCCCAACTTCTAAGTGTTGA
- a CDS encoding amidohydrolase family protein, whose translation MTSLPRIDSHQHFWQLARGDYGWLTPALKPIHRDFGPADLAPHLAEHDIAATILVQAAPTEAETRFLLDIAAATPFVAGVVGWADFEAPDAPARIAALAADPLLVGLRPMVQDIPDPDWLARPELAPAFAALTRHGLVFDALVKPPQIPALLALLDRETDLPVVVDHGAKPDLTGADLADWRDGIAALAARPNTVCKLSGLVTEAGPDWNDATLAPVFAHLLACFGPQRLLWGSDWPVVTLRAPYAGWLAAATRLTATLPAADRAAIFGGNAARVYLAKHGRNPAKIVSDGSSGQV comes from the coding sequence GTGACGAGCCTGCCCCGCATCGATTCCCACCAGCATTTCTGGCAGCTCGCCCGCGGCGATTATGGCTGGCTCACGCCCGCGCTCAAGCCCATCCATCGCGACTTCGGGCCCGCCGACCTCGCCCCGCATCTCGCCGAGCACGATATCGCTGCCACCATCCTCGTCCAGGCCGCGCCGACCGAGGCCGAGACGCGCTTCCTGCTCGACATCGCCGCAGCTACCCCGTTCGTCGCCGGCGTCGTCGGCTGGGCGGATTTCGAGGCCCCCGACGCCCCCGCCCGCATCGCCGCGCTGGCGGCCGATCCGCTGCTCGTGGGCCTGCGCCCCATGGTGCAGGACATTCCCGATCCGGACTGGCTCGCCCGACCCGAGCTCGCCCCTGCCTTCGCGGCACTCACGCGACATGGCCTCGTCTTCGACGCGCTGGTGAAGCCGCCGCAGATCCCGGCACTGCTCGCCCTGCTCGACCGCGAGACGGACCTCCCGGTCGTCGTCGACCACGGCGCCAAGCCGGACCTCACCGGCGCCGATCTCGCGGACTGGCGCGACGGCATCGCGGCCTTGGCCGCCCGGCCCAACACCGTCTGCAAACTCTCCGGCCTCGTCACCGAAGCCGGGCCGGACTGGAACGACGCGACGCTCGCGCCAGTCTTCGCGCATCTCCTCGCCTGCTTCGGGCCGCAGCGCCTGCTCTGGGGCAGCGACTGGCCCGTCGTCACGCTGCGCGCGCCCTATGCCGGCTGGCTCGCCGCGGCGACACGCCTCACCGCGACGCTGCCCGCCGCCGATCGCGCCGCCATCTTCGGCGGCAACGCGGCGCGGGTCTATCTGGCGAAACATGGCCGAAATCCGGCCAAAATCGTCAGCGACGGTTCATCTGGGCAGGTTTAA
- a CDS encoding sugar ABC transporter substrate-binding protein, whose protein sequence is MTDSILKPTRRVLLAGGAAALASPLVLRKAQAQGAFDWKKFSGQSIDVLLVKNPRSDLMQQAEKEFTELTGIKVSSEQVPEQQQRQKAVIEFASGKPSFDVSGISLHVQKRMAAKGKWFENLEPFIKNASLTSPDFDFADFGAGPVAYARQADGALDTIPFFVDYWMIYYNKELFDAKNVSYPKTMDEMFAAAQKLHDPAKGVAGFVSRGLKNANIPVWTSLMLGQGMETVSTDGKLLTDTPEAIWAGELYKKLNKETGPVGQVGFNWNECQTTFMQGRAAMWLDGIGFATPLEDPTKSRIVGKVGYGVTPPGPKAHYAGMFADGMGISRGSSKKEAAWLYLQFMTNKKNQIAMLKAGAGAPGRSSAYLDTETIQASKFGKQYFECLLASAKIARAGLPQIVPVTEFRDVFGVALTNAIGGADVAAELKKATETFAPVLAKSEQG, encoded by the coding sequence ATGACCGATAGCATTCTCAAGCCGACGCGCCGTGTCCTGCTGGCCGGCGGCGCTGCCGCGCTCGCCTCGCCGCTGGTGCTGCGCAAGGCGCAGGCGCAGGGCGCCTTCGACTGGAAGAAGTTCTCCGGCCAGTCGATCGACGTGCTGCTGGTCAAGAATCCGCGCTCCGACCTGATGCAGCAGGCCGAGAAGGAATTCACCGAGCTCACTGGTATCAAGGTCTCCTCCGAGCAGGTGCCGGAGCAGCAGCAGCGCCAGAAGGCGGTGATCGAGTTCGCCTCGGGCAAGCCGAGCTTCGACGTCAGCGGCATCTCGCTGCATGTGCAGAAGCGCATGGCGGCCAAGGGCAAGTGGTTCGAGAATCTCGAGCCCTTCATCAAGAACGCTTCGCTGACCTCGCCCGATTTCGACTTCGCCGATTTCGGCGCAGGCCCGGTCGCCTATGCGCGCCAGGCCGACGGGGCGCTCGATACGATCCCGTTCTTCGTCGACTACTGGATGATCTACTACAACAAGGAGCTCTTCGACGCGAAGAACGTCTCCTATCCGAAGACGATGGACGAGATGTTCGCCGCGGCGCAGAAGCTGCACGACCCTGCCAAGGGCGTCGCTGGTTTCGTCTCGCGCGGGCTGAAGAACGCCAATATCCCGGTCTGGACCTCGCTGATGCTCGGCCAGGGCATGGAGACGGTCTCGACCGACGGCAAGCTGCTGACCGACACGCCGGAGGCGATCTGGGCGGGCGAGCTCTACAAGAAGCTCAACAAGGAGACCGGCCCGGTCGGGCAGGTCGGCTTCAACTGGAACGAGTGCCAGACGACCTTCATGCAGGGCCGTGCCGCGATGTGGCTCGATGGCATCGGCTTCGCCACGCCGCTGGAGGATCCGACCAAGTCGCGCATCGTCGGCAAGGTCGGCTATGGCGTGACGCCGCCGGGGCCGAAGGCGCATTACGCCGGCATGTTCGCCGACGGCATGGGCATCTCGCGCGGCTCCTCCAAGAAGGAGGCGGCCTGGCTCTACCTCCAGTTCATGACCAACAAGAAGAACCAGATCGCGATGCTCAAGGCCGGCGCGGGCGCGCCGGGCCGGTCCTCGGCTTATCTCGACACCGAGACGATCCAGGCTTCGAAATTCGGCAAGCAGTATTTCGAGTGCCTGCTGGCCTCGGCCAAGATCGCGCGCGCCGGTCTGCCGCAGATCGTACCGGTGACCGAGT